ACATAACTCCTAGTCTGTGGTAAATCAAAAAGACAGGTGCCAACATATTTGTCATTACGCAACTATTTtacaatgtttaaaatatgtcacTGGCTTTCAGTATGCGTGTATTCCATAAAGAAGTATTTAAGACTGCACTGAAAAGTTAtaagagggggggaaaaggaTGGAAGTATGAATGTTCGACCACATTCAAGTCTTTATATTGGTGCGATGTgataaaatgtttaaatttaaCTTGTTTGTGAAACTTATCTTAAAGTTAACTTACCACAACATAGCTACACAGAAACTTGGAGGTAAATTtgactttattcttgttttgttttttaaaaaaaaagtaagatatACCATAATAATTTGTCATTGTTCCTtcaatattgtgattttatgctttttttcacGTGTAGTATTACGGTTAGTATTACTGTTGCAAATAGAAATGATCATTATCATCACTCTATCCATTTTCAAGAGTGTTTCCCCCAAGGGCAAGAGGCAAAGTGCACCCTGGCTTCTGGAATGGTCGCCGACCAATCTTCAGGCACGCCTGTGAACAACAATTTATGCTCACATTCGCACCGATGAGAAATTTTGATTCTTtcatgaacctaaaatgcacctTTTTGTCATGTGGGAGAAAGTCAGAGTACTTGGATAAAACCCACAGAAGCACGGGGCGAATTCCAAACCGTGAACCTCAAACTGTGTGTCACATGCAACAAACAAGACCAAAGTGCTGCCATATTGATATCATATTTAGTGTATTTACAAGAAAAAGACACAATGGTAACAGAAGCAGTAGTTTTGTTTATAGTAAGTCTTTGTGAGTGAGAAGTCCTTCATGTCGCAAGTGCATTGACATGATCATGATTAATAGTAAATCTGCGTGCCCTGAAATAGTTCTCGATTTCCTCCAGAGATCTGCCCCGGGTCTCTGGGACGCACCAGGCGGTGAAGAGCAGACACACCACGCATACCACCGTGAAAATAGAATACGGCACGTAAAGGCCGTAACTGTCCACCAGGTGAGTGAAGGCGTCCGTGAGCACGAAGGCCGTCAACCAGCTCACGGTGACGCACAGGCCCGAGGCCACGCCCCTGACACCCAGTGGCAACACCTCTGACATGAGCAGCCACGTGATCGGGCCCCATCCCATGGCATATCCTACGAGACAAAGAATGGCTTGTGTGAATGCACCGAAGCACCTATGTCTGCCAGTTGTGAGAATTTTTACATAAAATCTTGCGTGCGTACAGATCGCCGGATAAAGTTGACGCTTGTCAGCTGAAGTCAGCCCGATATCCTTCACAAAAATGCACCTTGAAACTATTTTGAGACAGACTTGGTGTTATTGGGCCAGGAAATGGCAATGGATTAGTTTGACAGGGCGTTGCCCCTCAAAAAAGATTTTTCCCAAAGTACTGCGCCAAAGAACCAATAATTGTCCGGCCTACAAAAGTTCTCTCAAGTCCCAGGCTACAGGTGCACAAGGGAGAGGATTTTCCACTGGAATTATTTTCCTTCACAGTGATACAACGTGCAGTGATGGATAGTTGCTGTTGTCACATAAAAGCCATACAATCGGGTAGTATATCACTCACCAAATATAAATATCACAACGCTGATAATTGGAATGGGTCCTGCGGGTGTTTGATTGCTTGCCAGCCAAGTGACGTCAGAGTGAAGGTTGCGCTCCATACTTGCGGTGAAGTTCTGAGGCGTGGGCCTTGGTTGGTAAGGTGTGGTGTGTGAAGTCACGGTCAGGGTCAGTGTGGCCAGGAACATCAGAAAACTGGAGGTGTACAGCAGAGCTTTGCGCCCCGCTTTGTCCATCAAAACCGCTGCCAAGCTGACAGAAACAAGGCGAACCAACCCCACAATTGCAGCATCGTACCTGATGCGGCACACAGGGACAGGTAGCGACTTAACTACACTATGCAAAAAATGCTCATTAATTAAAGATAATGAGCTGTCATGCGCAGAATGAACGAGTCGGGTTGCATTTCACACCTGGGCTCCAGCGAGACATTGCTCTGCGAAAAGATGGGCTCCAAGTAGACAAGAATGGGGCTGATGCCGGTCAGCTGCTGCAGGAAACGCATGCCCACAGAGATGAGAATTGGCCGGTAGTAGACCGGCTTAGCCAGCTCGTACCAGGAGACGCGGCTCTGCAGGCGTATGCTGTGCTGCATTGAAGTACACATGCAGAATACCTAGTTAGAGGTTCTTGAATCCTGAGAGTCGACAGTAGATAGAATGGCAGTTGTCCCTTATTGCCATTCTGCTCACGGCCTCTAGAGGGCAAACCTGCATGCGAGCAGGGGATTGTTATCATGCGCTGTGAGCCAGTCCAACTTTATAACAAGTTTAAGTGCCAACTTTGTCCTGTAACTTCTTTATATGTTATTAACAGTTGATAATAGCACTCTCTGCTGTATGTGTTTGACGTTCTTTTccatttcatcatttttattgtacATCTCACCTTGATGGCATCCAGCTCGCTTTGTATGTCGTAGTCAGCTCCCCTCAGCCAGTGAAGGGCGCGCTCGGCCTGCTCCGCTCTGTCCAGAGAGAGGAGCCTTCTGGGGGAGTAAGGCATGAAGACTAGCAGCAGTACCATCAGCAATGCTGGCACACCTCCTGCCACCGCAAGCCACCGCCACGGTAACACTAGCCCTGTACATCACATAACATCCAGAATAGTACATACACGACGCACATAAAGTTAGGCTCCTTGTTAGAGGACAGAAAATTGTGCAAAAAGCATCGAGACATTGAACAGTCTGTATTCCAAAGTTTGTAGAGGGTCAAATTCACCTGTAAAGGTTCTAGTGCATTTTGGGTGCATTAGAAATAGATTTTATGAAAACCTTTACCCAAAGCATAGAGCGCCAGCGCTCCGAATACAGCAGTAATCTGAGGGCAGGTTCCCAGTGCTCCTCTCAGTGATTTATGGGAGATCTCTGAAATATaaacctgaaacaaaacaaaacacaccctaaatgtAAAATTCACTGTGATGGAAATTCACCAGAGCATAATGCATACGAtcagatgataataataatatccatccatttcctaatcTGCTTATTGTCACGAAGgccgcagggcatgctggagcccattctaGCTATCTTCgaacagtaggcggggtacatcctgaactgtttgccagccaatcagagggcacacagagacgaacaaccattcgcactcacaatcacacctagggataattttgagttttccaTTAAGCTGCCATGCATCATTTGGGAAtgcggaggaaaccggagtacccggagaaaacccacgcaacctACAGGAATGGACGCCGCTGTCACCCCCCCGGCGACACCAGTGAGGAAGCGGCCCAAGTGGAGCATCCATAATTCCGTAGCCCCTCCCAGCAACAGGTACCTGAAATGCACACGTTAAGAATGAAGTCACAATAGCCATGACTGAAGTGTGCATGGACTATAATGGACTACGCAATAGCATCTACAGTCCTTTCAAATACAGTTTCATATCTGACCCAATAGCAGAAGGGATGGCTGAGACCATAATGCTCAGCTTTCTGCCAATCAAGTCATTAAGCAGCATGGCCCCGAGTCCACCGCAGGCCACACCCAGCATGTAGATTGAGCCGAACAAGGCGGCCTGGGAGGTGTCCATCCTCAGCCGGGGGTCCGCATCAGGACCCTGGAGCACAGGCAGGACGGGAGACGGATAGACCAGGGAATAGCCGAAATTGAAGTTTCCTAAGACGGCTGCAAAAACAGCCAGGAACAGTTTGGATTTGTTGAACTGGAATGGAGAGAAGAGGATTAATTAAAACACTGACAATGTTAGATTTTTACAGCTGTTGTCAGTTTTAGCATTCCTTTCCACTAAGCCATAAATTTTTCCCATATTAACATCATGAGTTCTCATAGGTTGCTAGCATGCTCGATGTTAGCATACGCATTTCAGTTGGGTTGGACTGTCCCCAAAGTTAAGACCGCTTTAGCGGCCAAACCCAACACCCAATGTCTGTCACAAACGCTACACGCACATGTAGCGGGTCCATTTAAACTTGGTTTAGTTATATTGCCAGTGATGAAAATGAGTCTAAAGTTCAAAAGTACTACATAACGgtatctgtttttgttgttgaggtGAGTTTTGTATCGCTTACCGTGGCTTCTGGTGATGGCTCTCTTGGATTCAGTAGAGATCTTCCTTCATCCATGTCAGCACAGGAGGACTGCACAACAGTAGTACGGTCTAGCCTTTTATATAATATCACAAATAAGGCCAAAATAAAGTTATTTTGCTATTGTTTAAGTCAGTCATATTTACAAAAACGCGAACCTGAGATATGTCCAGTGCGGTAATGTCTGAGAAGAAATCAACACAGTGGTTGCAAATGAAGTGGCCAGCATGAAAGTGAAAGTAGGAAGTACGTCATTACTGGACTTTTAGAAATTTCAACCAACTGGAATATTTCTGCTAACAATTACTCAGTCATCAAAATCTGACTCCGTATGAGCCTTCTAGACCAGGGTCAAGTTATAATCTTTTAAAAAttacgtttttctttttaattgattaATCATTTCTGTTGCTTGATATatccatgatttatttatttcttacaGAGCGTGTCCTAGATaaggtcacgggtgagctgggaATAACACCAGCTGACTGGGACTAGAGGTAGGCTACACTGACTCCTCGCCATCTTATCAATGAGCAATtctagacaaacaacaatcatcTATGTACAAttaagagtcttcaatgaacacatttctgtgttattttgcaataagcccccccccacacacacacacacacacaatttgtagATGAGATTTGCTCAGCATAACAGCCTGAATGAAGCCACTCACATCTGAAGTGAAAGCAGTGAAGTCCCATGATTGAGTCAGAAGACAAAAAAGTACAGTTGCTTTGCTCAGAAATTCACATTTACCACTTCCACATACACTCTCACGATCAGCTCTCACGATCACATAAGATGAAAAATAACTCACATGCAGTCTGGAAGCGCAGCGAGGTAATTAGaagaagatttttttaaaaagtattgaaacTAACTACTCAGTTAAACAGATcataaactaaaaaaataataatcgaaGGGGAGCACCAGAATATCTGTGGAGCTACACTAAGAACAAACAGGGATTACTTAAAGAGGTCAACtgaaagaacattgaaaatccAGCAAGTTAAAGGGGAAAATACAGTTTAAAAACAACccgaacaatgaaaacaaataagtaaaataaacaGGATTTCAGGGAGAATTGGAAAGAAATGTAGCGAGCGCTGAGGACTGGGATGGTCACAGAAGAGTCGATGATGTTGAAAGCTCTCATGCCCAGTCAAGAAATAAAAGTTTAATAAGAAAACTATAGATTGATAGTGCCACTTGTGGTTTGGAAGTGAGCCTCACATTCCAAATTTCCCTTGTTCAAATCTTGGCCTTTCTCTGAAGAGTTCCATGGTCTCACCGTGGTTGCATGGATTGTCGttcttcctcccatattcccaaACATGTATGGATATGGTATGCATATGAAACTGCTCGTATGTTGGTGTGAATcgctgtttgtgtgtgctgcgattgactggcgacaTTATACACCCATTTTCCTTGCACAAATTTAGCTGGGAAATGCTTCAGCTTACTTGTGACGCAGTGAGGTCAAGTGCAATAAATAATGAATTGCTTTGCTGTCAGTTGCTTAAAAACGATTCTCATTTCTGTTGGGAAGTACATGGCTTATGTATGTCCAATGAAATATAGGCACATTAAAACTAAGTGCACTATAAAGTACATTAAAACGGATCTTTATTAAATTATTCATACTTCATATTTGTACTTGTTTTATTTCTACCATCCCGAAgtaatgtgttttaaaatgttatgtATAACCTTACACATATACAAACGTACTGTATCGTTTTATGTAGGCTTGATCGTTAAAAACGTCAAGATCCATAATCCATTGCGACTAGCGGACATTTTTGATCCGTCATGCGGCCGTTATGATGCATTCGCTAAAAGTGGGAAATCAGAAATCGCACTCGAATTGTCCCAGTTTCGACCGCACAGCGAATGtaaacaataaatatttctgATTCTGGTCAATTGTTTGTTGTTCTCGTTTACCACAACACATTTCCCTTCCAGCAAACCttcataattcattttattaatGTAAATGAAGGACACCCTGTGTAGGGCTGcctggtggacgactggttCTCTGTTCCTCGAATGCAGCATTACTAAAGCGTCACGAGTCACAGGAATGACGGTCATGGGGAAATGAGAGGAACATGGCTCTATGTAACCGTGTATTACAATTCATGAAATAACACTCCAACCctcggaggtaccgggggggcaCCATGGCTAACATCACGAAGAAAGTGTCGTGGTCGAGCCGAGCCGACGAGTCCAGTGCCGCTGGCGAAGCAACGCCGCTGATAAACGGCTCCGAGAGACGTCAACACGACGGGGAGGTCCGTACCACACAGATATCATGCTAAGCTAACAGTTGATGAGGCTTCTAAATGCATGTACAATATTGTCGCAATTATCTATCGTAAAATACCGAATGCTACACATTAGCACCATGTATTTGCAACGACATATCATAGTAGCCAACGTGTATTTTTTGCAAACAAATTGTTCATCATCCCGTTACATGCTGTTTTTAGGTCTAAATAAGCTTTAAATGCCAAACAAAGTGTGGCGTGATGCCAGAAGaccaatgtaaacaaacatatttttttgtttttctttgcgttttaaaacggtacacgtgagcgaCGATAGTAATATTTGGGAATTTAACACGCTGAAAAAGTGCATCCCCGTCAGGTCTCTTAAAGGCAGGCAGGGATTTCCTTTTTACAAACTCGTAtctatttttctgtttcattcatgtttgGTACGTTGTGTCTGTtgttcatcatggcatgcgtgcgtATGCGCGCGCGCCCCTGGGTTATGCGTCACGTGTGGCAGCGCGAGTGACGCGTCGGGCTTGGTTGCTTGAAAAATAGAAAAGGTTGGACACCGCTGCCCTAAATTTAAGTAATAATGACGACCTTAAACGTTCACAAAATTACATGTAATACTTTTTTCATTTGAGAATATGCCTGATAATATATTATTGTATTCTATAAATGTTTTCAATGGGAGAATTTCTGACGGCACAGAAGATGGATGAAGGAATTTTTGTCTGAATGTGGGGCTTTTTCCAGTGGTGTGCCAACACCATAGATGTGCCTGCCGGTTGCAGCCAAGTAGTGCTTAACCATTCCCTCCAATCGCCCACCTGATCAACAAAAACCTTAACCAATTTGCAAAGTTCCGTATATTTTCATCTGTCATTGTCTTCCATCATACAAACTGGCATAATTTAATTCTCCTAAAGTCTGTTCCCAAAGTGCCGCCGATTGTCTTGATGCGTCTGTTCTACTGTCAACATTAAGTCATGCAAGTGAGAGGATTATTCAAATCAATTAATTTTCATCAAATTGTTGACAATAAATTCACTAGTCAGTGTCCATCTGCTACATTCCTCCTAGTCAGCTGTTCCGTTTATGTAGCAGCACTGGAAAATGAGGCGTACTTCCACCAGAACTATTCATGTCACTGTCCTCACTTAAAGGTGGAAGCACACTCAACTGTTTGTGTTTTCGTTACATATTTTCCATGCTAATTCTTACGTCTGTCATTTAGACTGCTTAATTATTGCAGCTAAATAAACCCTGCTATATCAAGAAAGTTTGATTGATCGATGAATTGGATTATGGTCATGACCCCCCATTCCCCATAATTGACTGTAGTTGTGTGTTGTGATGTTCAAAAACCATTTATTAACAATTGTATTTCTTGTTTATGTTTATGCTCCGTAGCCTGGAGGAGGCGCTGTCTTTCAAATAGGAAGACTCAGCAATGTGGATTTAGAGGAGATCACATCAGATGAGGTGAAGTGTCACTTGGAATgttcttaaaggggaagtcaagtcaaaaaaatcTCAACAACACAATGTTTATGCACCCCCTACTAGTTTAAACacacaattcagatttttatggCATTTGTGCAATATTTATAAAGCAGACAATTTTGACACTTGCTGCCAAACGAAAATAAATGCCACGGCTCACCTGGTTTCAGGTTTTGGTCATGTGAGTTTTGCAAGCTGAGCTCTCAGGGCCCTCTGTCGCTCTTTCTATGGCGTCAAGTAATGTTAAATATCCGTTTTGGTTGCGTGTTGAATGCAATTAAATCTGGTCAGGGTTTGCAAGCCAGCGGTGCTTATGCACAAATGTATGCGATGCCGTGGCATACTGTCATTTCAAATGTGGGATGGTATGTGTGAGGCACAAAGTCACATTATCAACACTCTACAGGAAATATATATTTAGTAAATCTGTTTCCTACTTGCAGGACTCCCATAGAGGTCATCCAAAGGAAATCCCTCATAATGAGAAGCTGCTGTCACTCAAATATgaggtaatatatatatatttttgggggggcgaaaCTGGATTCCTGCAACAATCATCCAGATATTAGCAAAATTTACTTTTTGAATGTAATTGTCCTTTAGAAAGgttaaatgttcattttccCAGTCTAAGTTTTACGATGGGGGCATAAGAATATCACCCTTCAATGATaaccaaaataatcttactGACATATTGCATATTAAAAGGCTAACGTATATTTCTTGGTGTGTTTAGAGTCTTGACTATGATAACATCGAGAACCAGCTGTTTTTGGAGGAAGAGAGGCGTATGAGTTACCTGGTGAGTACTAGTTGGAAACCCTgcttgacacacgcacacatgcaccatCATAAAATAGATTCTGACAGCGCGCTTGTGTGTGGGTCTCCTTATTTAGGGTGGAAGCGGTGTGAGTTGACACGAATTGTCTTTTCTCATTCCTTTAGGGTTTTCGCTGTTTAGAGATCAGTCGCTGGGTGATCTGCGGCCTGATTGGCTTTTTGACGGGCCTCATCGCATGTTTCATTGACATTGTGGTGGAGCAGCTGGCTGGAATGAAATACCAGGTTGTCAAAGAAAGTATCCCGGTACTTCCTCGAAGATGCATTTCAATAAAAGCAGCGGTGAAGAGTCGACGGTTAAACATTATGATGGGCACATCTTGAGCACATCTTTCCTTGACCGTTGACCTTCACAGATATAGACAGGTTTACAGAGGTGGGCGGACTGTcgctctctctcatcctttggGCTGTCCTAAACTCCGCCTTTGTCGTGGTGGGCGCAATCATTGTTGCCTTTTTTGAGGTAAGAGTCAGTTTTAAAATCGGATAAGAAATGGTACTTATCTAATTCCTTCCTCCATCCACTATATGAAGCCAATTGCAGCAGGAAGTGGTATTCCACAAATTAAGTGTTACCTGAATGGGGTCAAGGTTCCGAGAGTGGTTCGACTCAAGGTACGCACACTTACTTGGGATAACCCATGaagagacaacaacaacaacaaaaaacaaccttgTATTATACATGTTGTGTGTACTTTGTCAGACTCTGGTGGTGAAAGTGTGTGGTGTTATTTGCTCAGTCGTGGGTGGACTTGCTGTTGGAAAGGTAAGAAACATTCAATAGCTTTCAGAAATTGGCCAATCAATTGCATTGTGATGCTCTGTCTACTTGTTTTCCCACTATCAGGAAGGGCCTATGATCCACTCTGGTGCAGTAGTGGCTGCAGGTGTCTCCCAGGGCAGGAGCACATCTTTAAAAAGAGACTTTAAGGTTGGTGTCGGCCATGGATGCATGCGTGTTGTTGTAATGCTATactgtgctttttgttttaatgacagTGTGTGTTGAAACTATGTTGCTGCCTGTTGGCAGATCTTTGAATACTTCCGCAGAGACACGGAAAAACGAGACTTTGTTTCCGCCGGAGCCGCTGCTGGAGTCTCGGCTGCGTTCGGAGCACCAGTTGGTAAAATCAACAAGCTTATCGAAGTGGAGTTGGGCAATCGGGATGTAGTCTCAGGTCTCAGAGGCATTTAGTGGTAACCAGTAGAGCCACAGTTCATCCTGATCAAGCGTGGTAGAAGGTTAAAAGGAAAGGTGTGTGCTTATTAAGAAGTAATGCTGACATTTGTGAAAGATGAGCAGCGGTTTTAAGTACGCACAACTGCTGGCACTGGTATGAGAAGCGTGAGAAACCGCGTTGTGGTGACTCATCTTTGGTGGCTCCCTGAACTTGACTTTTTGTGGCCAAAAGACTCTCTTTTTAACTGGGTATGCTTCACAGCCACTCTTTTGCAGCCCGATCACCACACAATCGCAGTATGTCAAAATCACTGAGATTTTCTTTCTTGGGACAACAGGTGGCGTGCTTTTCTCTCTTGAAGAAGGCGCGTCTTTCTGGAACCAGATGCTCACATGGCGCATAGTAAGTCACATAAAGATCAAGATTTCCAAGTAGTAAAGTCTAAAATGATCACTATACCAAAGGTAGATAAAAATACCAACTGACAGTCATCCAATAAACAACACCGGTCAGTTGGCAGCCTCACACAAACATTTGGCCATACATTGAGCTGCGTATTACTCTTCATGTCCGTGTTGAATGCATAATACCCaataattcaattttttaaaaaatctatcttTGCCTGTGTAACGTCTTTCCTTTTCACCTTCAGTTCTTTGCATCAATGATCTCCACCTTCACCCTGAACTTCTTTCTCAGTATCTACCACAACAACCCAGGTGACCTTTCCAACCCTGGTCTCATCAACTTTGGCCGATTTGAGAATGACGTAAGCACCTCAATTGCCAAAACGCCATTAACaccgatttttatttatttattcatttttctatCAATCTGTATGAATGATGACATATAATTGTCTTCCTTTCACAGAGCGTGGCGTATTACCTCTATGAAATTCCCTTGTTCATTGCCATGGGTGCCATAGGTAACGTGATGTGATTCTTTCTGCATGCGTCATCTCAACAATCCGTTTGGTTCCAGTGTGGAGTACAAAAGAAATGTCTTTTCAGTATTTCACTGGGAAATTTTCCCATGCAGGTGGACTTCTAGGAGCTCTGTTCAACATTCTCAACTACTGGCTGACCATCTTTAGGATTAGGTAAACACTTAAATGGTGTCGTCGCATTAGTTGATGACGCACGTGTTATTGTTTTATGTCTAGAAGcaacgataaaaaatatgtgccCGTGCAGGGTACTCTCGTTGTTTGCGCGCATATCACCTGGAATCATGTGACTTAAGTATAAAAATAGTCCAATGTCAGAACAGGTTTGATCACTCTCGGGATGTGAGGGGATTTCTTCAATCACATTCAAGCTCATGTGAAATGGAAGTCAACAAACACTTGACACTAGGGATGTCCCGATCACACTTTGTTGCCACCCGAGTTTTTAGTTTGCAATACCAAGTTCCAATCCTTGGCAAAAAGAGCGCGCAATTTCTTTACTTACAGTGTAATCTTTTTATAGTCATGACACGTCacatttcatcatcatctttgattCATTTTATGGAAGTACGGAACCCTGGCTATGAGCGTATGTTTGTCGTATAAACATTTTGCTGGTGGTAACACGCTAGCATCCAAATATGGATGTGTGAAACCACAGCCTGATCTTGCGTGTTCCATCAGATACGTCCATCGGCCTTGTCTGCAAGTGATGGAGGCTATGCTGGTCGCGGCGGTGACCGCGACGGTGTCGTTCACCATGATTTACTTCTCCGACGACTGTCAACCTCTTGACCCCGAGCACATGGAGGAGTACCCTCTGCAGGTGAACGCCTGTGCAGAATTCAACATTCTGCGGATGATCGTTGTGAAATCCAAAAACAGTGCTTTTGTCTCATGCAGGAAATTAAACTGTTGTGTCGACGGGCATGCAGCaccgcctcctttttttttttcagactaaaTTAGGTATCAGAGTACTCTGTTAGATCACCTAAAATTGACATTTGACTCAAGAAGATGAGTTACTAGAGCAGACATatccatttatgaatgaatgtttttgcttttaatcTGCATGTTAGGagatattaaaagaaaaaacaactaaCCAGCAAACAATTGCGATTCATGGCGATAAATGACAAAGCGACTGTGTTTTAAGAGCGATTGAAGCTCGGATTGAGAAAAGCTGTATCTTCCTCTTTGTCTTCTCATATTTTCTGCACCTGCCTGCAGCTGTTCTGTGCCGACGGGGAGTATAACTCCATGGCAACAGCCTTCTTCAACACTCCAGAGAGAAGCGTCCGGAGCCTTTTCCACAACCAGCCAGGTAAATTGTTGTGATCGCTGTTCCTAAGGCATATTCCCTCAAAGTGCCTCAAGCCAATGCATATGACCAATATGtgaaggagaaaaagacaaatagAATGTTTAATATTCCCCTCCCTCCTAAAGGATCGTACAATCCTCTGACGCTGGGCTTGTTCACACTCACGTACTTCTTCCTGGCATGTTGGACGTATGGCCTCACTGTGTCCGCCGGAGTCTTCATCCCATCTTTGCTTATTGGAGCAGCCTGGGGAAGACTGTGCGGAATTCTACTCTCTGCCATCTCGGCCACCGGATCGGTATGTGCGCACCGAGAAAGGACGTCTTGTTCTGCGGTGACTGTTAAATATTCACTTGTAAAGCCACACCCTTTTCTtcacatttaaaatggttcGTAGTTGTGCAAATAATATGTAGTTGCAGAAAAATGGGACCCTAATTATAACAGTAATGtggcttttttgttttagatCTGGGCCGATCCTGGTAAATATGCCTTGATTGGAGCCGCGGCTCAGTTAGGTGGGTACATTTCACCACTAATGGACAACAGCACTCACCGGTTTTGCTTGATCTTCTGTCGTGCCGAAGGTGCAAGACTCTTCACCAATTAGCGTTGTGTGTCCAGGTGGCATCGTTAGGATGACTCTCAGTTTGACTGTCATCATGGTGGAGGCCACGGGAAACGTCACATACGGACTTCCCATCATGCTCGTCTTGATGACGGCCAAGATCGTAGGCGACTACTTTGTGGAGGTACGTGCGGTCTTAGCCTCACTTGGCTTTGTTTAAAAAGTTTTCTTGGTGCAGTTGTCAAGTCAGTGTGGCGACCGATTGTATAAATGCTGttggaatgaagaaaaaaaatggcacaattAGACAAAACTATTTCTCAAACGCAGATATTAAAATATTACACCTTTTTTTGTCAGGGTCTGTATGACATCCACATAAAGCTGCAGAGCATTCCCTTCCTGCATTGGGAAGCTCCTGCCACCTCACACTGGCTGACAGCGAGGTAAAAATCCTCTTAGCCTACTAGAGAAAACCCCACCAATTTCACGGTGCTAAATAATCTAATCTGAATCTTGTCATTTTTCTTCAGAGAAGTGATGAGTTCTTCCGTCACCTGTTTGAACAAAGTAGAGAAGGTGGGAACCATTGTTGACATCCTGAGCAACACATCGACCAATCACAACGGTTTCCCCGTGGTGGTGTCGCAAAGTGATTCTGGTGAAGAGGTATGAGGGCTTATCCGCTGTTCTTGGTCTTTGTATGCGTTTCATGAAGCTCGTCAAATCTGACAGTTGGACTTGAATTAAAACGTGtcacaaataatccaaatattTCCAGTGTGGCTGCCGGCCCTCAAAATTAATCCCTTTGATGCTTTTTCTTCCGTTCAGCCAGCAAAGCTCTGTGGACTCAT
This region of Hippocampus zosterae strain Florida chromosome 17, ASM2543408v3, whole genome shotgun sequence genomic DNA includes:
- the slc2a6 gene encoding solute carrier family 2, facilitated glucose transporter member 6 isoform X2; this translates as MLATSFATTVLISSQTLPHWTYLRLDRTTVVQSSCADMDEGRSLLNPREPSPEATFNKSKLFLAVFAAVLGNFNFGYSLVYPSPVLPVLQGPDADPRLRMDTSQAALFGSIYMLGVACGGLGAMLLNDLIGRKLSIMVSAIPSAIGYLLLGGATELWMLHLGRFLTGVAGGVTAASIPVYISEISHKSLRGALGTCPQITAVFGALALYALGLVLPWRWLAVAGGVPALLMVLLLVFMPYSPRRLLSLDRAEQAERALHWLRGADYDIQSELDAIKHSIRLQSRVSWYELAKPVYYRPILISVGMRFLQQLTGISPILVYLEPIFSQSNVSLEPRYDAAIVGLVRLVSVSLAAVLMDKAGRKALLYTSSFLMFLATLTLTVTSHTTPYQPRPTPQNFTASMERNLHSDVTWLASNQTPAGPIPIISVVIFIFGYAMGWGPITWLLMSEVLPLGVRGVASGLCVTVSWLTAFVLTDAFTHLVDSYGLYVPYSIFTVVCVVCLLFTAWCVPETRGRSLEEIENYFRARRFTINHDHVNALAT
- the slc2a6 gene encoding solute carrier family 2, facilitated glucose transporter member 6 isoform X1 yields the protein MDEGRSLLNPREPSPEATFNKSKLFLAVFAAVLGNFNFGYSLVYPSPVLPVLQGPDADPRLRMDTSQAALFGSIYMLGVACGGLGAMLLNDLIGRKLSIMVSAIPSAIGYLLLGGATELWMLHLGRFLTGVAGGVTAASIPVYISEISHKSLRGALGTCPQITAVFGALALYALGLVLPWRWLAVAGGVPALLMVLLLVFMPYSPRRLLSLDRAEQAERALHWLRGADYDIQSELDAIKHSIRLQSRVSWYELAKPVYYRPILISVGMRFLQQLTGISPILVYLEPIFSQSNVSLEPRYDAAIVGLVRLVSVSLAAVLMDKAGRKALLYTSSFLMFLATLTLTVTSHTTPYQPRPTPQNFTASMERNLHSDVTWLASNQTPAGPIPIISVVIFIFGYAMGWGPITWLLMSEVLPLGVRGVASGLCVTVSWLTAFVLTDAFTHLVDSYGLYVPYSIFTVVCVVCLLFTAWCVPETRGRSLEEIENYFRARRFTINHDHVNALAT